CCTGATATTACATGGGGCGTAAGCTAAAAAAAACTACACCTGTAAATTggtacattaaaaaaaacattttaagtgAAAAAGGATACTGGAATTCGCAACCGTTTCATTCCATATGCATATATAATCAACTCTTCAAAAggataattttgaaaaaaatggccaaataattatgtattatatggAAGGCCAAAGCACGTACATCCTTGGCATGCTTGCCCTCAGGACAGGCTCTGATTACATGTATAGTAAAGCTATTTCATATCCAAACCCCAAAAAGAAAATACTGCATGCATGTGAAGTTTCTAACCGAGTATGTTAGCGTTTCCGATTTTCAAACTGGTTTTTATAAACATTGAAGATCTAATACAAATTTTCCCCTCTGGAGTTACTTAACGCAACCTTTTaaacatgcaaattttgtgtgtGCTTTTTGTTTCGTAGATTCCACCTTGTTTACTTCTGATATGTTCTTGTTCCGTGGCAGATCATCAACGACGTCTACACATATAATAATCAAACGTAGTTTAGTTTCTACCACAGAAAAGCCTATATTTGACTAAGAAACATAAGTAAATAAACGAACTTAACTGTCATCATTAGGATCACGAGGGAAAACACAATAAATACGAAAACTAGGAGATGGTGAAAGTTTGTGCTCGTCTCCTTTCTCTTCTTGTGCATTTTCACGTACGTCTTCCTCCTCCTTACATGCCTTTTCACCACCAGTTTTGGACCTTTTGCTATGTGTAGACAATTCGTGATCTAGTGTGATGCTCTCAGAAATTTCACTATCTTTACCGATAGATCCTCGGCGAGTTATCAGTTTATAATCTCCTCCTTCATTTGTCTCAGGCCTTGAAACAACACAACCCATGTTGTTGTAAAAGCCGGAGCATgggtaaaaaaataatagttgatgagaaagaaaaaaaaaacctaaaggAAGATTACATCCATTGACACTAGGGGAAAGAAAGTCAAATGGTTTTTCTTTTTACCTAACACAACAAAAGAACCACAGATTTCATGGGAGATTCATATCCTTTGAATTCTCTTaactaaaataagaaaattatagaaaaactTTCTTTTTTAGCAAAGTTGGATATATCTTCTAAATCATTCTATACCAAGACCATTAATTCATCATCGTTACAAGATAGGTTTCAGTAAAAAAGAATAGAAGTTTTTCAAGTGTTTTTGCTCTAATTAAGATGCTTGAGCCAGAACAATGTTAGATACCTAGCATATATAATGTTATTCAGATGATTAAAATAGAACAGCACATCATCGTATAAACCGGGATCTAGAACCTATTGATTATGGCATGGCTCTCAGATATTCCGGTTATGGGTAAGAATAGTTCGGTTTCAGGTAAATCGGGTATAGTGATTTTGTATCTATCTAGGACCGTCGACCAGTTCTGGGTCAATCGGTTCGATTATAAAATACCAGTATTAacccaaatatattttattttattttttaacaaaagttatatatgtatttattatgtAAAAGTAGTTACAAATAAGTTAAAGTGGTCTAGTAATTTGAAAATGCCAAACTTGTCTTTTGAAAATATAGGTTTCGGTTTAAATGAATATCCAATTGGTTTTGTGTAATTACTGGACCGCTACCCAGTACAGTTCTCTATAACAATATCCACCGATGACCGATCAAGTAAATAGCCGATAACCGAAGCGATCCAAACAGGTCAGTTTCAGGTCGGTTCCAATTCGGGTTTTAAATCCCAGCCCTATTACTGATTGGGAGTTGGTACGGTTTTgatatcagaaaaaaaaaaaagaatcaaaccgGTCAACAAAAAGTCAATAATTTCTGTTTACGTAGCCGTTTAACCGTTTTTAGacgaaaacaaattattttgaaaaaaaattagccTTTATTGAGTGAGAGGAGGAAGGAGACGCAGAGCAAATCGGTGCATTAATGGCGAAAAACAAATGccattaattgtttttatttcatcttCCTATCCTCTCTTGGTGTAACATTTATTGCTCTCTCTCTTTCACTCTCTGACTGTTTTTTCCTCTGTTCTATGTGCAATACAGAGCATTGAAGTGATGTCAGACTCAGAccgttaattttcaaaaaaaaacaaagtcaaGGAACACGACGAGCATACAGAACAGACTTTCTCTAATCATAGCATGGGTTGATCAAAAGGTACGATCTTTAAACATGGGTTCGATTCTAATCTCAGAGGCTTCTTCTCTTGGTCTCCACTTCCCAGTGAGCTTGGAGCAGAAGAAGGACTAAGTTTCGGTGGAGGAGCTGAACAAACTGGGATCACTGATCTAATATGAACAGCTGGAGCTAGTTTCTGaaaccctcctcctcctcctacaAACATTTCTGGAAATGGCAGAAGCTTGCTGTAACAGTTTGTTCTCTCCATTGATGACGACGATATTATCCCTGCATGTTCTTGAGACTTCTCTAGCAATGATTTGACTCTGTATTGTTGTTGTTGGAGATTCAATCTTGATGGTAATGTTTGGTGGTGCttcaatgatgatgatgaaggttCGTTGGTGTAGGGATTGATCAATCTGAGCTTCTCAGACAAAAACTCTCTTGTGGTTGTTGTTTCTTGTCGGATTGCTCTTCTTCTTGAGTGATGTTGTTCTCTTCTTTTAACTTCTTTTGGTCTAAATCTTGAGAGGACTCTTGCAACtacctctctttctttctcttcttcacctCTCTTCTCAACCGGAGAGTCCATGCTTGGCACTGTGTGGAGACATTAACAagattgaatatttattaattatcaaattgattttaaaaaaagttttttgacTATTAGTTCACTTCTTCTCAAGGAGAACCAAGCTGTGATGGCAGCATTCTTCTCAGCTTGCTTCTTAGTCTTTGCTGATTCTCCAATAAAACTCATTCCAGCAATCTCCACAGTGCAAGAGAACGTTGGGATGTGACCGGGTCCTGATCTCACACTTGTGTAAACCGGTAGATCAAGACCAGCTCTATGCGCTGTCTCTTGAAGCAGGTTCTTGTAGATCCCTGTTTCATCCTTTGAAAGAACAAATCAAATGAGACGAGAGATGGAGAGAAGAACAGTGCATGTTTTTTGAAGGAAAAGACACTTACAAGAACTCTAGCAGTTAGAGACTTTGAAGGACCCTTTGAAGAGAGAGCAATGAGAGCAACTTCAGCAGCTGTGTGTTCAGCTTGTCTGAGTGTAGAACAATAAGTGGGGCTTTCAAACATTTCACCGTTGAAGTTTACACAAGCTTTGAACCTTGGAGCATGGTCTGGTCCTTCTCTTGTGCAAGTATATGATGGGAGGTTGAAACAGCTTCTCTGTGCAACCTCTTGCAACTGATTCTTATACATTTCTTGGTCTTGAGAAGAAGAGGGAAAGGAGTAGTAGAAAACTCAAAATCAAACCTCAACTTTATCCCTCAAAATTAGTATTTAAGATTTGGTGTGTCTCTTTATAAATGAACAGAAGAGCTTGTCTCTCTCTCATGTGATGGAGTTAAGTCTCTGCAGTGTTAAAAGTGAAATTTAGATGACAGAGATAAAGATGAAAAGAATGGTTTCAGAGGTTATGGCTCCATAACAAATAATAGGGGTGGTCACTTTACTCGATATCTGAAGCCGCATCTGAACCCGAATCGAAATCCAAACCGAAGtggcaaaatatccgaacgggtattgaattaggagagattggatatccgaatccgaacaggtaaatatccgaaccctaatggatatccgaagataaccgaacatatgtataatttactttatatttctagtttacatctctcattttatataaaatatttatattgatactacacatactttagttcatatgatatacatacaattacggagaaaatgatttgctactcacttaaaatgcatatcaaactttttatttcaaaaattaacaaaaagttacatccaaaatttaaaaaacaataaccaaattaatgttttttagtttcaaaatgttatgttcaaatctattaactattcaatctattaaaaataaaaaaattagttaagtgaaagttatatttttaaatacaagaaatttgagaaatgaaaaatttaatattttttttcaaaatctaaatattcgaacccgatccgaaataaccgaatccgaactaaaaatatccgaacccgacccgaagttcAGAAATaaccgaacgggttctacacctctataccaaatacctgatccgaacccgaacggatacccgATCGCTCACCTATAACAAATAAAACGTTCCTAATAAAGAGGCTACTAAATGATAATAGTGACATTTCAATTGTACTATGGTCCATTTTATATTGTTActatgtacatatatatgtcATGTGTCAATACCACATGCAAATATGTCATGTGTCAATACCACATGCAATCTTATTGTCTCTCTTTAAAGATCCTGTCTTTATGATCTGATGTTTATATTGAAAGCTTAGATTGTTTTCATTTcatgaaaatttaatttaatctcCATAACTCATTTGGAGTTTTGGACATTTTATTGACTATCTACAACTCAGCAGAGACCTCAACACTTTCTTATGCAACCTTGTATTATCAACGCATCTAATCTATAAAATTAGAGttctatttttatctactattaacAAGTAATAGAAGaaccattttaaaaattagttaatatgacatatttgattatttacattaataataaactaaatataatttttttaaaattataacaaaatctattgagaaaaaaatctaacaaatctttcttaaaattttaaatatttttattaaataacacattaattaattttgtaattaataatataatattattataaatcaatgttaactaaaatttatcataaagcaagaaaataaaaattatatactattttttataaattctataattatattatgtattatatagtatataaaatagaagtgttatatgaattaaatatgacaaaaaactatattaaataggtaaattaaaaaaaattattttttaattgcttcatttaaataaattatcactcacCATTAAAAAGggttaaaatttgtaaactatataatcttttatacaaaaataaatttattaacatagattaaacttttatatctataactacatattatcattttatttattttgaaactctcaacaacatattgttgaaaaatgtttatatacaaaaatataatagtatataataacctttagatcatatactattttaaaaacatgctattagaaaactttgaaattttagtaattcatttaatatattaatgaaaaaaaaaattataactataattttttttaattataacaaaatctgtttaaatttttttagaaaatattaccaaaaattcaaatatttttttataaaataatatattaactagATTTTACTCGCACTTCCGTGcgaatatttttcattttataaatatatttaatattattacaaatattttaaatatataatttctattttaatcttatatattgtgtaactctataatattattgtttatatttcttatttggcattgttaatatattattttataaaaaatatataacattaaaattaaaattatatagtattaaaaatgtcaaataaaaaatataaacaataatattatagagttagacaatatataatactaaaataaaaattatatatttaaaacaattttaataatattaaatatatttataaaatggaaaatatCTGCACGAAAATGTAAGTTAAAATCTAGTTATGCATCAATCGCAGAGCCATGCTTATAATTCAGTTTCAGCTTCTTGGTGATAACAGAGAAACTTTTTgtctatacatttttttttcttttgtttaacaataaatcatatatatatatatatatatagttaaatcaTTTAAATGTATGAACACAACAAAAAAAGAACTGTCTGAAAATTTCAGAAGTTCACTCATACCAACAAGTAAAACAACACACCAATTCAACCTTTTTGCTTactccaacaaacccatcataaACTCTTCTCCTCCACATACCACAACCTTGCAATAACTGATTTTAATCTGAATAAtccaacacaaaaaaaaagcatttgaagattaaaaaaaaacagaagaaaaccACCTCTCAGACTTCCTCTAAACCCTGTATCCACCATCCCTGAACTTCATCTCTGTTCTGTCTTTCTTCCGTGCTAAACCGCGTGTATCTGACTATGTAGGCCGGTTCTCAGTCACTAGACCGCTTCCACTGCTGCTTCCTCCACCGTTCTGGTTCTGTTCCACTACTCTGGCTGCTAACGCCATAACTTCTGGTGACATATCCCAGCTCCCGCTTTTCCTTCCCCAGCTTGACCGCCTCGTACCAAGCCTATCACTTTGTTCATCAACCGTTGTCCTAACGTCCGGAGACAGCTCACCTAACTCACCGTCCCTAACATGTAACCGTTCGTCAGTACCATTTTTGGCGTCACCATGTTCTGAACCCATGTCTGCCCAAACAGCTTTCCTCCCCATTTCAATGtcatcattggctttacccatGTTCGGACTCATGAACCCGCCTGCTACAGATCTTGGAGGCAACGGACCTTCACGGTGGACCATCGCTCTAAAGTCATTCTTTGAAGGAGGGATAGCTGATGTAAACGTTTCTCTGAAGTTATTAACCACTCCCTTGTTATGTGGGTTGCTTCTCCGATCATATCTGTATCGAAAATTCTCATATGTAGTCTGCAAAAGACAATAAAATCAACTTATCAAAAAAGATTACTAAAGAGATGATAAGAGGATTGAATTGGTTAGCAATAATATAACCTGGTTTGTGCTGATGAGATACAGATGGAAAGCTGTTAAGCCAGCCACGAACCACATGGCTATGAATGTGTAAACTATCAGAACAATGGAGGCAGGAGTTTTGAGCATCGCCTTCCAGATAGTTGTATGCTCTGACTCCATGATCTTCCTTATGTAAACCCAGCAGAAGGCAAACACATATACACAGAGAAGCGTCGTTGagaagataaacatgaagaagaATCTGTAGTTCCTCTGCAACCAACCACCATTGAGAGAATATAAGACggttatttgaaaattatagttttatgtGGATGTTTTTGCGACTTACCAGACCTATACATTGACCAACCCAA
The nucleotide sequence above comes from Brassica napus cultivar Da-Ae chromosome A9, Da-Ae, whole genome shotgun sequence. Encoded proteins:
- the LOC125577683 gene encoding probable protein S-acyltransferase 7 — translated: MYVVPPPERSGSGSNGDLRVYQTWKGSNIFFLQGRFVFGPDVRSLALTICLIAVPVTIFCIFVARNLMDDFSDNWGVSIVAVAVVFTIYDIILLLLTSGRDPGIIPRNAHPPEPEPLDSSNMDAGAGQTPQLRLPRIKEVEVNGVIFKVKYCDTCMLYRPPRCSHCSICNNCVEKFDHHCPWVGQCIGLRNYRFFFMFIFSTTLLCVYVFAFCWVYIRKIMESEHTTIWKAMLKTPASIVLIVYTFIAMWFVAGLTAFHLYLISTNQTTYENFRYRYDRRSNPHNKGVVNNFRETFTSAIPPSKNDFRAMVHREGPLPPRSVAGGFMSPNMGKANDDIEMGRKAVWADMGSEHGDAKNGTDERLHVRDGELGELSPDVRTTVDEQSDRLGTRRSSWGRKSGSWDMSPEVMALAARVVEQNQNGGGSSSGSGLVTENRPT
- the LOC106415068 gene encoding double-stranded RNA-binding protein 3, with amino-acid sequence MYKNQLQEVAQRSCFNLPSYTCTREGPDHAPRFKACVNFNGEMFESPTYCSTLRQAEHTAAEVALIALSSKGPSKSLTARVLDETGIYKNLLQETAHRAGLDLPVYTSVRSGPGHIPTFSCTVEIAGMSFIGESAKTKKQAEKNAAITAWFSLRRMPSMDSPVEKRGEEEKEREVVARVLSRFRPKEVKRREQHHSRRRAIRQETTTTREFLSEKLRLINPYTNEPSSSSLKHHQTLPSRLNLQQQQYRVKSLLEKSQEHAGIISSSSMERTNCYSKLLPFPEMFVGGGGGFQKLAPAVHIRSVIPVCSAPPPKLSPSSAPSSLGSGDQEKKPLRLESNPCLKIVPFDQPML